One window of the Babesia bovis T2Bo chromosome 2, whole genome shotgun sequence genome contains the following:
- a CDS encoding WD domain G-beta repeat family protein produces MDSEKLLFYEALLQQLQDDGLDDAITCIKEKLKIEPNVLLRKNHLFELFRNTAYLSTRVVSGVESKYPDEIDHNYQSRLLTILNEAHTGEPTDPLLKVVGFNCFSEFPTYSPCRCIAESNDGTILATGGQGGALHIIPTVDGNQDTVRRKPNWQLTTRLNGHHQDIEALDFHPRRNIIASGGVGHNIIIHDINTSNGFVHSVTDIQRLSTSSNIRCLRFHPCGDFMYVGTDSSIIRLFDITTRSCFTSNRTRIQHQGGGINDCDVIRSGGLLFTAGEDGSVLVWDGKSLDVLHAFESVHGGTSVLSVNCDKSGMYIVSSGKDGSTKVMDIRMMREIASVSNLGRGELVRTRSGFMLNNRYIATFTMRYTGRRPTNEVQIHCVDTGAQEADITSIVGRSSIMGMYASKHDLALYLLLEDATCKVVNIFDPSA; encoded by the exons ATGGATAGTGAGAAGTTGCTGTTTTACGAAGCTTTGCTGCAGCAACTTCAAGATGATGG ATTGGATGATGCAATTACATGTATAAAAGAGAAGCTCAAAATAGAACCGAATGTGCTCCTGAGGAAAAACCATCTGTTTGAGCTGTTTCGCAACACAGCATATTTGTCGACACGGGTTGTTTCAGGAGTTGAATCGAAATATCCAGATGAAATAGATCATAA TTACCAATCGAGATTGCTAACAATTTTAAATGAAGCGCATACGGGAGAACCCACGGATCCCCTCCTCAAAGTTGTTGGTTTTAATTGCTTTTCTGAGTTTCCAACATATAGT CCTTGCCGTTGTATAGCTGAATCCAATGATGGTACCATATTGGCCACGGGTGGGCAGGGAGGCGCACTTCATATCATTCCAACTGTGGATGGAAACCAGGATACGGTTAGGAG AAAACCAAATTGGCAACTGACAACTCGCTTAAATGGTCATCATCAAGATATTGAGGCTTTAGATTTTCATCCTCGACGTAACATTATCGCATCAGGAGGAGTTGGACACAACATTATAATCCATGATATCAATACCTCGAATGGTTTTGTGCATTCTGTAACGGATATTC AACGACTTTCCACTTCGTCTAATATACGCTGTTTGCGATTCCATCCCTGTGGAGACTTCATGTACGTTGGTACCGATAGCTCTATCATACGACTTTTTGACATCACGACTCGGTCCTGCTTCACGTCGAATCGTACAAGAATTCAGCATCAAGGTGGCGGCATCAATGATTGCGATGTGATACGCTCTGGTGGTTTACTTTTTACAGCCGGTGAAGATGGTTCCGTTTTA GTCTGGGATGGCAAGAGCCTGGATGTACTGCATGCATTTGAAAGTGTCCATGGTGGTACATCGGTTTTGTCGGTGAACTGTGACAAGTCAGGAATGTACATAGTCTCCAGTGGGAAAGATGGTAGCACTAAGGTAATGGACATCAGAATGATGCGTGAA ATTGCATCTGTTTCTAACTTAGGTCGGGGAGAATTAGTTCGTACAAGGTCCGGCTTTATGTTGAACAATCGATATATAGCCACTTTTACTATGCGATATACAG GTCGAAGACCTACGAATGAGGTTCAGATTCACTGTGTAGACACAGGGGCACAAGAAGCTGATATTACTAGCATAGTGGGAAG GTCGTCTATCATGGGCATGTATGCCTCCAAACACGACTTGGCTCTCTATTTACTCTTAGAAGATGCAACATGCAAAGTGGTCAATATTTTTGACCCTTCTGCATAG